Part of the Ascaphus truei isolate aAscTru1 chromosome 16, aAscTru1.hap1, whole genome shotgun sequence genome, ACACACACCATGGTCACATTTGTATGTTACTTGTATGGAAGACTAAACACGCATAGACCATGTATTACATTGAAAAAAAACAGGATCATTTTGGTTTTTGGGAAGGGGCTGGtagccccgaaacgttgccccccttattcccctatttcatcccccacccctccttgtTTTCCCTTACCGCCTCCTTTCCCTCATTTAATTTTGCCTTTTACACTTAGTGTGCTATTTGGATATCATTTGTGGTTGTACTTGATAGACTAGAACAGTATCATTGTCTATTGCAAACTGTTTGCCATAttttgcacaaaaaaaaattcaattagtAAAATGTACACTTTTTTGCATAGCATTCAGTGTCGTTTACATTGATAATTTCTATTGAGTGCTggggacactctctctctctgttcctcatTGCCAATTTAGAGGTAATAAGGGTCCCTCTTTTTGTTCTCGTGCACCACACCTGCATCTATTAGGGATTTACCTCTATCGAGGTGTTCTTAATACCATAAGCCTTCTGTAGACTGTTCTCTACCTCAGAATGGTCTTCGCCCCTCTGCATGGACCTTTCTGCCATCACTTTCAATTGCCGCAGTTTCATGTGCGGATCATTGACCATCTGTGTCactgatagggttgccaggtgtccggtattgaactggactgtcctgtatttggatactctgtccagtaaaaaacgaGAGGTacttactgtaatactggacatgtatgtgtccagtattttcctccctggacatagtgacctgacgcacctttcaccattgagtccaatatttttggagaagccacctggccaccCTAGTCACTGATCATCTGTGAGAAGACCAAACCCATGTTCATTGTTGGGGGTTGGAAACGGCTGTCCTTCAGTTGGGTATTTCTGCCAGTTCGTTTAGTCTAGAGTGAAGTCAATAATGGTTTTGCAGTTTTTTGTAATGCACACGTCAAGGAAGTGAAGCATACTATTCAGTACTGAGTTCAGTGAGTCATAAAACATGGTTCGTTTCTCTGCAGAGCCTGAGCAGATGAAGAATAGGTAATCTATATAATATACAGATGTAAcaatgacgtgtgtgtgtgatatatctgGTTTGTGTTAACTTCTGTTTATGCACTTGGGATATAGTGTGACACGGGTGGTATACACTTGGATAATGACATCATTACTTTATTTACACGTTTCCTGCGCCATGTTCCACTGGCAGGGTGCGGGTTTATATGTGGCCTCTTCCCTGTGATTCTGAGCTTCTTAAAGCGTCCAACGGGAACCGAGACGTTGAAATAAATTAGCATTTGGGAAAGAATGGGAGTGCCTGCTCTTCTAataacatagtgtgtgtgtgtgtgttatatattcatgactgaagacagcactcaaaggacTTGTAGTCCAAAGGGACTGACAAGTCTCTGTAAAATATAAGCTTTCTCTGTGTTGACTGCAATTTCTTTAAGTGCTGTCTATTGGCTGGCACCTGGGCATTATCCTGCATAGTTAATCGCAAGTCCCATATATGTTACTAAATATCGTATATAATGTATGTTTGTGTCTATACAcaagtctgtgtgtatatatttatatacatatgtgtTTTGTGTATACGTCTTAATAGTGATATGTTTCTGTCTCTGAGTGTGTTTTAACTGCAGGAGGGTGTGtctatatagatgtgtgtatatactgtataaagatgTGTGTTACAACACTAAGCTCTTTTGGGCTTTTGATAACCCAGTCTGGGTTACCAAATATTATATCTAGAAGCTGCCCCCACAGACTGTAATAGGAGCACCCTCTTCTAAGCCTGTGTCCTGAGCCAAACTCCCAGAATCCTCTGGGTGTGACAGTCCCATGTATTGTTGTCTCACCACTGGGTTTCTcttaccccccccgccctccgctctctccctatataaataaacagggtATTGTTTGTTGGGCCGGCACGCTTCCTGCCAGGCCGGCTAATTGCCGAGAGATTTCCTACACGGGGGAAGCCATGGAATGCGGCCCCTCAAAATAACATAcaaggggggagcggagggaataGATATAAACAGAAATAATTGCTCACATTCTTTTGTGTAGGAATAGAGGTAATCAGGAACCTATAATCCCACAGGAGGAAAGAGGGGAGAAGACCGAACATGCTTATACATCAATGGAGATTACATTTGGTAATAGGGTGATCCTGTTGCAGTTTTTGGAATAACTAACGTATGTGCAGGAGGGTGATCCTGACTTTTTAGGGTGATCCTGTTAGTCTatgggacagctgatgtgtgtgtgtgtgagagggtgaccCTATAGAAATGTCTGTGTGAGTTTTTCTAATTAGAATTCTATTGATGGTTAGTTCCGAGGTGTGTGGATTTGCAATCGTTTGAACGTGCTCAGTCATTTATCAGCATTTTTAATATTGGCTTTGTATTTAGTGTGTCTGTCaatgtcaccctgcagtgggagggccagactccatgtcccattgcTCGCTTTGTGCCCctctcaccctgcagtgggagggccagactccatgtcccatagctcccgtttctctgtgcccctgtcacccggcagtgggagggacagactccatgtcccacagCTCGCTTTGTGCCCctcacccggcagtgggagggacagactccatgtcccatagctcgcTTTGTGCCCctcacccggcagtgggagggacagactccatgtcccattgcTCGCTTTGTGCCCctcacccggcagtgggagggccagactccatgtcccatagctcccttttctctgtgcccctctcacccggcagtgggagggccagactccatgtcccatagctcccttttctctgtgcccctctcacccggcagtgggagggccagactccatgtcccattgcTCCCttttctctgtgcccctctcaccctgcagtgggagggccagactccatgtcccattgcTCGCTTTGTGCCCCTctcacccggcagtgggagggccagactccatgtcccatagctcccttttctctgtgcccctctcaccctgcagtgggagggccaGACTCcacgtcccatagctcccttttctctgtgcccctctcacccggcagtgggagggccagactccatgtcccatagctcccttttctctgtgcccctctcaccctgcagtgggagggccagactccatgtcccatagctcccttttctctgtgcccctctcacccggcagtgggagggccagactccatgtcccattgcTCCCttttctctgtgtccctctcacccggcagtgggagggcagACTCCATGTCCTATAGCTCCCttttctctgtgcccctctcacccggcagtgggagggccagactccatgtcccatagctcccttttctctgtgcccctgtcaccctgcagtgggagggccagactccatgtcccatacctCCCttttctctgtgtccctctcacccggcagtgggagggccagactccatgtcccattgcTCGCTTTGTGcccctgtcaccctgcagtgggagggccaGACTCcacgtcccatagctcccttttctctgtgcccctctcaccctgcagtgggagggccaGACTCcacgtcccatagctcccttttcTCTGTACCCctctcaccctgcagtgggagggccaGACTCcacgtcccatagctcccttttctctgtgcccctctcaccctgcagtgggagggccaGACTCcacgtcccatagctcccttttctctgtgcccctctcaccctgcagtgggagggccagactccatgtcccattgcTCGCTTTGTGCCCCTgtcacccggcagtgggagggccAGACTCcacgtcccatagctcccttttctctgtgcccctctcaccCCGCAGTGGGAGGGCCAGACTCcacgtcccatagctcccttttctctgtgcccctctcacccggcagtgggagggccAGACTCcacgtcccatagctcccttttctctgtgcccctctcacccggcagtgggagggccAGACTCcacgtcccatagctcccttttctctgtgcccctctcaccctgcatcaCTAGCGTGCAACCTGCAGCCTCCCACGTCCCATTGAGCCTCCTCACTCGGCTCTTCTATCTCTCGCCCTCCTCCGTTTCCTTGGCCTTTCCTGAAAGGTTTAGGAATGTCGGGGAGGGGTCAGCGCGGACCGTCATCTCCGTTTTGGGGACATTCTCCTTCGTCTGGGTCACATCTCATGTCCCCTCTCCCAGAACGTCTGCAGTTCAgctcccctctcgctctctctcgctctctctcgctctctctttctccctctctccctctcccttaaaATCACtggaaaaatctttttttttttttttccgccttCCACATGATATAAATTTTCCCCTCGTTAAAGAGAGTATTCTGGATTTGTGTCAGCGACCTGCCCTGTATCGGGAGCTGCTCCCTGTTCGTCTGGGATCTGGtttcttttagtttttttttttttttttaaacatttattgGGTTAAAAGAAAtaaccgccgcccccccccccctccccttcctcgctGGTTTAATTTGTCACAACGTTCCCGCCGGCGGCGGTGGCGGCGCGGTAATAAGATTCTGTACGAGGTAAGTGTTCCCCGTTCTGTCTGGTTACGAGATGTCTGGGTGGCTGTTTTTCTGGTTGGTGGGAATGTGCTGCCTTTATGCTCTGCCggtcagtgaaagggttaatatgtattCACCTCCGCTAATCTCTAATATTCTTATTAgctgcatagtgtgtgtgtgtgtgtgtgtgtgtgtgtgtgtgtgtgtgtggttacttACTTTGAATGGGATGCTCACAGCTATCTCGTGCTTCTCCAGTCTGTATCTGTAAAATACAGTTAGTGGTTGTTATGGTTCTGTCTCTCTTTTGAAATGCACATCTGTCAtttattttctctctcactcgtacacacacctgtgtctgtctctctgtctctctctctgtctgtgtgtgtctctctctctccgtccctctctccgtccctctctccgtccctctctccgtccctctctccgtccctctctccgtccctctctccgtctctctctctctgtttctgtccctctctcgctctctccccatcGCTCACAcgctttccccttctctctcggAGACCGTTTGTCTTTCTTTCTGTTTATCTCTCCCGGCTGCTATATCAATATTAGTTTGTGGTCCTTCCTATCTCCTGACCTGGGCATCCTGTCCCTTATCACCTCGGAGTATAAATGTTTCCTCTACATGTCAGCACCTTGGCTTCAATCTGTTGTGTCCTCACTAAACCCCTCAtctcttcaggaacaacagctcTCACCTTCTCTACCATTTTGAACCCCTGAAATTGCATTGTTCAtcccatgtaggagcaaagtgacctaatcacagtgacatggttaattggttaaagggtcagtcccgtaTAGGGGCAAAATTACCAAGACTTGAGGTTATTTTGATCCTATATATACTGACCCCTTAAAGCATTAAACATGTTCGTCGTTAGGTCATTTGGCTCCTCTTCCTCATTTTGCCAAAGCTAGctctcccacttcaaaggcagtcgCCTCTGATCCCTATCTGCTCATTGTGGTAGGAGGGAGGTTTCTCAGGAAGAGCTGCCACACCTGCTTCCCACTCCGCACTGAGgtccaccctctcaccctcttctTATTTTGGTAGGAACGTCCCGGCCATCAGACCGCACTCATGGCACCTTGCCAAGCTGTCCGAGGTCCACCCAGACGTTGCCAACATGCAGTACCCCACTGATGCCTTCAGTTTGTCCTGGCACTCGGGCTGTGAGAACAGGTGGGTTTGCGCCTGATTATACATTATCCTATAGAAGTCTTGCGGGTGGGAGGGGATGCGTGTAAACGGGTAGTCCTACAAGTCTATGGGGTCAGCTGATGTGTGTAGGAGGGGGACCttattaaagcagaaatccaagcgtcatatttttttaaatatttacttAATTTTCTTTTACACGGGGttgaagcggggggtctccggagctgaaccgcattaatttgcgctccgtggaccccctgcttcccgagattcttACCTCTGTTGGGGGTGCTGGTATTCGCTCGgcttccagggttcacattatggtgaACGCTCCccgtgccctgcgggccaataggaagccgtgacgtcgtCGGgatcggcttcctattggcctgtgtgacgcgggggctttaaactttaaaccccagctagcGCAGCCAGAGCGGCTACCGCCACCCCCTGcaaaggtaagtatctccggaagcagggggtccccggagcggaaacggatggggttcagctccagagaccccctgcttcaatcctgtgtaaaaataataataattaataaatgtttatttaaatttttaaaGCGCTTGTATTGCCGCTTTAAAATGCATGTAGGATGTGACGCTGATGTGCGTGTCTGATAAGTGACGCTGAcgctcttttctttctttctcgcaGTGAGCTTCCTATGCAGTGGAATCCACTCTCTCGCCACTGCAGCACAGACAAAAGCAGTTCTATTGGTAGCATGGAAAGTCTGGACCAGCCGGCACAGAATTATTACGAAGGGACACTGTCTCCCATCGACCCGGGCATGTATCAGAACAAGCGGGACTCCGCCTACAGCTCCTTCTCGGCCAGCTCCAATGCTTCGGATTATACTGTGTCTGCAAGGACGGAGGAGTCTGTCTCCATAGACTGCATCCTACAAGGACTGGGTCCCTGCAAGCAGAGCGAAGGGAGGTATCTCCAGACTGGCCAAAGAGCCCTAGAAACTCAGGAGGAGAGTTCTACCCAAAGCATAGATGGACATCCACAGAGACCTTCTTCGTTCCCATATGATACGAACCATTCAGGCAGCATAAAGGCTCCGCCTCAGCCGCCCGTCCGGAGGGACAGTCTACGGGCATCCAAAGGCCAACTCGgccacggggagaggaggagggcttCTGCTCCGGGTGACTCCATGCAGGTGTCCGGACGGTGGCCTTCTGAGGCTCTGCAGCAAAGGAACTCCAAAGGTTTACAGTGCCAGTGTGAGctggggctctgcactgtgcataTGAAGGAGAGTTTGTCAGCTGATCAGTATTACATGCTGagctcacagacagacagaggccaCCAAAACACTGACGGCCCCAATACAGAGGACAAGGAGCGGACAAACGAATGCACTAAGATGCAGCCAAGGTGGTCTGGGGATCGTGGAGACCTTGAGGGGTTCAACCATAATATGGAAGGAGAGGTCACCTGCTACACTATTCCACATGTTAAGGAAGCTTTGTCTAAACCTGCATCCTTTCGGCAACACCTGAAATCTCCATGTGTCCGTTCGCCCTGCCGGGAGGGATCCAATGTGCAGGCTGCGGTAGAGAGGgatgagtggactacatctccttCACACGGGAGCCACCAGTGTCAGACAGATCAATGCAATAGTGACTGTGTCAAAGAGCATATGTGCATACGAAAAGAGTGCAATAACCGCAGAGATTCTGAAGTCTCCAAAGCGAATGCCCTCGCATCTAAGGGGGACCAGTTcttagggggagaggaggaaaggtcAAGAGTTCAGCACTGTCCTACCATGGAGAGGTCGGTCAATGAGTCGAATGAGGTAAGGGAAGCATCGGCATCTTTCCTACCCAATGATTGTGCCGGAGATGTGAAGTCCTCCTGctgcacagagacactgctagaAGGGTGCAGGGGGCAGGAAGAGAGTCGGGGGCCAGCGAAGAAGCCCGGGTCATCCCGCCATCGCTCGGCCCAGATGCGGAGGAAGAGCGACCGCTTTGCCACCAACCTGAGGACCGAGATACAGCGGCGGAAGGCTCAGTTGCAGAAGAGCAAAGGCTCATCAGTGCTGCTCTGTGGGGAGGAGCccgtggaggagagagaggagccgaCTGATTGTCAGTCTCTGCCTCGGCCtggtcctcctcctcctccgccaAAGAACAAGTCACGGCTACTGGAAATCAAAAGGGCAAATGCTGAGCAGTTTGGGAAACCCATGGACAGCCTGAATCTGGAGCCAAAGAACCATGAAGTCAACGTGAAGAATAATGGAGAAAAACACAACCACAAGAGGGATCAAGTGGAAAGCATATTGGGTACGATGGAGGGTGTCCCAACAGGGGAGGGAATGTCATTGATCCTAAGCAGCAAACCCCAGAGTGATGTCTGCCGGGCAGAATCCACTGAGTCTCTCCACCCAGAGCCGCTTAACCATAAATCCACACAGAGGGACAACCAGAAGAATGGTGAGTGGACATCTGCAAACTCTAAGAGAGAAACTCCACAGAGAGAAATCAGGTCCCCCAGAACAGAAGGCTGCAGGGAAGTGTGGAGGGGGAATCCAGCTGAGATCTCACATCAGAAGCACAAGAGCTCAGAACAGGGGGACCACGAGGTAGGAAGGACTAAAGAACGGACGACACTGGGTGTAAAGTggaatgacacacacagggtttcTCCTCACCCAGATGTAATGGTTCCTAATGAAGTGTGGAGGATGGGCTCATCTAAGAGTATAAGTAGTACTGAGTCTCAGAGTGAAGATCTCGGTAGAAATGGAGCTGAAGGTACCACCGAGTACAATACTCCTCTGTCCTTGGGGTTGGAGCTCAAGTGGAACGGCCTGCAGTCAAACAGAGAGCCATCCTGTTCAGAGGAGAATTCCAATGAAGAATGGAGAGTGAACTCTTTGGAGAACATGGCCCATGAGCCGAGGATCCAAGAATGTAGGATGGATGAGGTGAGGAGGTCTGGTgagtgtccgtctgtgtgtgAGGCACAGTGGAAGTCTCCCTGCCCCTCTTCGGACTTTGAAAATCGCCTTGCCCAGCAGATGCCTCACGGAGGCCGGTGGACATGGTCTGCAGAGCATAAACTTCAGCCTCATGTTCATGTGGCCAAGGGGAGCCCCCCGCTTGCTAACGGAATGAACATAGAGGTTGCCATTCCACCCATCAGACGGGTCACTGAGGAACATGTTCTAATGCCCTTTGCTGATCGAAGGAGGTTCTTTGAGGACAGCAGCAAGGTTTGTGCTTCCCACATCCCTAGCATGCACCTGAAACAAAGTAAGACCATCTTCTGTCCAAGCCTTCCAGACCCTCCACTCTCCCAGATGGTGGCTTCTGATCTACGAAGACGTTCTGTAGATCATACCTACCATCCATCATCGCCCAACAGGCCGGACAGTGCCATGCCTTATTCTGAGTACTGTGTAAGTCATGCCATGGAACAACCAATGTGTTGCAACCAAGGAGGACATTCTTCCGAGTATCTTCACCCCATGGCATACGGTTGTGGGGTTCATGAGTCTTGTGTCTATTGCTCTACTGAATTATGTCCGGCGGTGCTCAAAAGAAATATGCCAACCAGCCACCTCGGCTGCCATAGCCTGCACCACCACCATCGCCACCAATGGGCGAGGTGTGGTGATTACTTGTGTCCAACCCAACGTAGCATCGTGGAGGAGGGCAGCTCCATACATAGTGACCCTTGGCACGTGAGGAAACCCTTCTTACAGGTGAGAGAATACGTTGTAATACTTTTAGTTCAGTGCTCTGTCGTAATTGGGCAAATGTTGGGTACCAAGCTCTTCATTAAGTGAGGAATAACTAAACAACTATCCCactgtattaaccccttcccaatgcggtgcaggcctctctggcagtgaagatgtTATAAATTAACCGGGTTACAAAATCTCCGTTACTTCATCCTAACTCCAAACTCCCCTGCAGAATCCTCCAAACTCTGAGAAAATGATTGTGGGGTGATTTTTACGGGGTGCATTGGACATTTTCAAAGAAAATCCATATAACTCAGCTGAGATCCCTGCAGCTTGATCATTGCTGCAGGATTCCTTACCTTTTTTTGGTCCAATCCCTTAATCAGTCCACAACAAGAGCAGCCCGTATATGGGgaattcggggggggggggaatatttttaatatattaatagttttattttgtattttttgcttgATAAATCTTGCAGTTTACTAGCTCCTTCTCCAATGAATCAGCATGTCATGTAATAACAATCAGAAGCCAACCACACCTCTGTTTTAATAGGATCGCCCTCAGATCCCTCTTACAATAAACAAACAAGTCCCAGCCCTGGTTAGAGGGCATCTCTTTGgttccattttccccagagttTGGTTTGGGCACCCATCAAAGAACAGTAGGGCCGGCAAGAGGCAAAGCAAGTTGAACCAGTTTGGTGGTTAGAAAAAGAGGGGAGGTTAAATACGCTATTAAAAGCTGGTATGTTCTCCAGACTTGGCCATACTGAGACTGCATCCCCCACTTGTGGGTTCTGTTGGGAGTAGGGGTAACATGCTTTTGGTTGAGTGCTGGCTGGCTTTGTAGGTGACTAGAAGTGTTTACCATTGGGATACAGACAGGGGCACCTGTCCTAAGTGTTTATAATCCAGGAAGGGTTCCGAAAATAGTTGCTGTTGACCCATTGAATGTCTGAATCTCCCCTTGTTTTCCTTCCTTCCTGGTGGAATTTGGTGCGCAGGAAGTACCGGTGAAGGAATGGACCCAACCACTGAAAATCAACAGGAAGTGCAGCCAGTCTACGAGGTGAGAAATGTTGACGTCTTTGTGGGAGAacaagtgggggggaggggggcttggggCAGTGGATTACCTTGGGACTGTCCTGGATATACAGTTCTTGTAATGTTTCCTATCGGTCAGTTGTCTCCATTTTGCTTCAAATTGATGGAAGCCTGGTTTGTAAAGGTGAATAAATGCAATGTGATATAACCAGTCTAATCAAAATGATTCAAGATATATTGAAACCATCAACATTTCAGTGACTTAAAACCCTTTAATCAGGACAACCATGTATTGAAGTTTATTAAGTCACTGAAATGTAGACCATTGCACGGTACTACATCTTTTATGCCTTTTGATTTAACCATGGTTGTGCCACACTGCAATTATTAATTTTGGATTGTTTAGAGGTTGAAGGACC contains:
- the SHROOM4 gene encoding protein Shroom4 isoform X4, with the protein product MCEKMEVGDELVNINGTPLYGSRQEALILIKGSYKILKMIVRRVDTFVEHHYGLAERPILLASVRFESFREVIWICGQNTNIGCNSNVPAIRPHSWHLAKLSEVHPDVANMQYPTDAFSLSWHSGCENSELPMQWNPLSRHCSTDKSSSIGSMESLDQPAQNYYEGTLSPIDPGMYQNKRDSAYSSFSASSNASDYTVSARTEESVSIDCILQGLGPCKQSEGRYLQTGQRALETQEESSTQSIDGHPQRPSSFPYDTNHSGSIKAPPQPPVRRDSLRASKGQLGHGERRRASAPGDSMQVSGRWPSEALQQRNSKGLQCQCELGLCTVHMKESLSADQYYMLSSQTDRGHQNTDGPNTEDKERTNECTKMQPRWSGDRGDLEGFNHNMEGEVTCYTIPHVKEALSKPASFRQHLKSPCVRSPCREGSNVQAAVERDEWTTSPSHGSHQCQTDQCNSDCVKEHMCIRKECNNRRDSEVSKANALASKGDQFLGGEEERSRVQHCPTMERSVNESNEVREASASFLPNDCAGDVKSSCCTETLLEGCRGQEESRGPAKKPGSSRHRSAQMRRKSDRFATNLRTEIQRRKAQLQKSKGSSVLLCGEEPVEEREEPTDCQSLPRPGPPPPPPKNKSRLLEIKRANAEQFGKPMDSLNLEPKNHEVNVKNNGEKHNHKRDQVESILGTMEGVPTGEGMSLILSSKPQSDVCRAESTESLHPEPLNHKSTQRDNQKNGEWTSANSKRETPQREIRSPRTEGCREVWRGNPAEISHQKHKSSEQGDHEVGRTKERTTLGVKWNDTHRVSPHPDVMVPNEVWRMGSSKSISSTESQSEDLGRNGAEGTTEYNTPLSLGLELKWNGLQSNREPSCSEENSNEEWRVNSLENMAHEPRIQECRMDEVRRSGECPSVCEAQWKSPCPSSDFENRLAQQMPHGGRWTWSAEHKLQPHVHVAKGSPPLANGMNIEVAIPPIRRVTEEHVLMPFADRRRFFEDSSKVCASHIPSMHLKQSKTIFCPSLPDPPLSQMVASDLRRRSVDHTYHPSSPNRPDSAMPYSEYCVSHAMEQPMCCNQGGHSSEYLHPMAYGCGVHESCVYCSTELCPAVLKRNMPTSHLGCHSLHHHHRHQWARCGDYLCPTQRSIVEEGSSIHSDPWHVRKPFLQEVPVKEWTQPLKINRKCSQSTSELSHYKFGFHHPGPYRPCCDSADHDWPQCYRAVSTHDLSCDRDRPLREAELASFEDGPSFPGLARGRAYSESQLNFEGLAARDRREPPLAKLDERQREPPALLKKQGPPRPPPPNWDKYRERRASHQSSNSDFVRSKVEAAPQERSLSVEAVRQRSRSLPLDKAFLKMSQASPPSSTRFTPGSPGSPVLRPAGLRHYGAPPGALQLPTSPDHDNVRLGTYSEGQRTPTDTRSPARSQKGDTVPPDSIPPLRGQTFAPSATAEVRSEETREDSTGNPEDIPSCPQSPSLPPAPTTSEITGRDLPTPSGDLFEAGDRLDEDDWSESSIHDRFEFQPISPPPVCGAVSPTSCAAYFNTSAAKAGLLNKMKEMPGVQEEGDSAAGAEEENELMFRKIQLIDSISRKLSVLHEAQQGLMEDIGANATLGYEVGELLKSLCKPNEYDKFRIFIGDLDKVVNLLLSLSGRLARVESALSSEDPEPTEEEKLTLLEKKKQLSDQLEDARELRAHVDRRERMVLETVSRYLTEEQLQDYHHYVKMTSALIVEQRELEDKIRLGEEQLRCLRESL
- the SHROOM4 gene encoding protein Shroom4 isoform X1, with product MDQQPFQCFHVQLQGGAPWGFTLKGGLEHGENLIISKIEDGGKASMCEKMEVGDELVNINGTPLYGSRQEALILIKGSYKILKMIVRRVDTFVEHHYGLAERPILLASVRFESFREVIWICGQNTNIGCNSNVPAIRPHSWHLAKLSEVHPDVANMQYPTDAFSLSWHSGCENSELPMQWNPLSRHCSTDKSSSIGSMESLDQPAQNYYEGTLSPIDPGMYQNKRDSAYSSFSASSNASDYTVSARTEESVSIDCILQGLGPCKQSEGRYLQTGQRALETQEESSTQSIDGHPQRPSSFPYDTNHSGSIKAPPQPPVRRDSLRASKGQLGHGERRRASAPGDSMQVSGRWPSEALQQRNSKGLQCQCELGLCTVHMKESLSADQYYMLSSQTDRGHQNTDGPNTEDKERTNECTKMQPRWSGDRGDLEGFNHNMEGEVTCYTIPHVKEALSKPASFRQHLKSPCVRSPCREGSNVQAAVERDEWTTSPSHGSHQCQTDQCNSDCVKEHMCIRKECNNRRDSEVSKANALASKGDQFLGGEEERSRVQHCPTMERSVNESNEVREASASFLPNDCAGDVKSSCCTETLLEGCRGQEESRGPAKKPGSSRHRSAQMRRKSDRFATNLRTEIQRRKAQLQKSKGSSVLLCGEEPVEEREEPTDCQSLPRPGPPPPPPKNKSRLLEIKRANAEQFGKPMDSLNLEPKNHEVNVKNNGEKHNHKRDQVESILGTMEGVPTGEGMSLILSSKPQSDVCRAESTESLHPEPLNHKSTQRDNQKNGEWTSANSKRETPQREIRSPRTEGCREVWRGNPAEISHQKHKSSEQGDHEVGRTKERTTLGVKWNDTHRVSPHPDVMVPNEVWRMGSSKSISSTESQSEDLGRNGAEGTTEYNTPLSLGLELKWNGLQSNREPSCSEENSNEEWRVNSLENMAHEPRIQECRMDEVRRSGECPSVCEAQWKSPCPSSDFENRLAQQMPHGGRWTWSAEHKLQPHVHVAKGSPPLANGMNIEVAIPPIRRVTEEHVLMPFADRRRFFEDSSKVCASHIPSMHLKQSKTIFCPSLPDPPLSQMVASDLRRRSVDHTYHPSSPNRPDSAMPYSEYCVSHAMEQPMCCNQGGHSSEYLHPMAYGCGVHESCVYCSTELCPAVLKRNMPTSHLGCHSLHHHHRHQWARCGDYLCPTQRSIVEEGSSIHSDPWHVRKPFLQEVPVKEWTQPLKINRKCSQSTSELSHYKFGFHHPGPYRPCCDSADHDWPQCYRAVSTHDLSCDRDRPLREAELASFEDGPSFPGLARGRAYSESQLNFEGLAARDRREPPLAKLDERQREPPALLKKQGPPRPPPPNWDKYRERRASHQSSNSDFVRSKVEAAPQERSLSVEAVRQRSRSLPLDKAFLKMSQASPPSSTRFTPGSPGSPVLRPAGLRHYGAPPGALQLPTSPDHDNVRLGTYSEGQRTPTDTRSPARSQKGDTVPPDSIPPLRGQTFAPSATAEVRSEETREDSTGNPEDIPSCPQSPSLPPAPTTSEITGRDLPTPSGDLFEAGDRLDEDDWSESSIHDRFEFQPISPPPVCGAVSPTSCAAYFNTSAAKAGLLNKMKEMPGVQEEGDSAAGAEEENELMFRKIQLIDSISRKLSVLHEAQQGLMEDIGANATLGYEVGELLKSLCKPNEYDKFRIFIGDLDKVVNLLLSLSGRLARVESALSSEDPEPTEEEKLTLLEKKKQLSDQLEDARELRAHVDRRERMVLETVSRYLTEEQLQDYHHYVKMTSALIVEQRELEDKIRLGEEQLRCLRESL